TCATTTCGGTTGGTGTATTTCTTCTGGAGGATTAAGATTTTATCCTAATTGATTTATATAGAAGCAGAGTCCGTCAAAGTATTTTAGTTGCAAAAGAAAAAAAACGGTGTTAGATATTGATGAAATGGGAGCAAAGGAAATACATGACCTTTTACAGAGGATAGAGTATGGACATTTAGGCTGTACATCAGAAGGACATCCCTATGTAGTGCCGATGCACTATTATTTCGAGAATCCCAATCTGTATATTTTTACAACCGAAGGAATGAAGACGGAGTACATTGATGCGAATCCGGAGGTATGTCTACAGGTCGAAGAAATTCACAATTTATCCCATTGGCAAAGTGTAATTGTCATGGGTCGAGCTTATCGCATTACTGAGCAGCAAGAGTTTGCTCATGCGATGCAGTTGATTCAAGCAAAGAATCCAAAGCTTTCACCTGCAATTAATCGAACTTGGATAGATGTTTGGGGACGGGCAAATGTTATTGTCATCTACCGCATTCATCCCAGTGAGATGACTGGACGAACAACTGAAGGTCTCAGCAGTCAGATGTAATTGAGTTGAAAAAATAAATGAATTTCATCTAGCAATACCTTCACCAAAAAAGAGTATAAAGAAGTAAATCTATCGTACTAGAGTTATCGTCTCTCACAACGACAACTCAAAAACTACGTTCATTACCATTCGCGCACAGATTAAGGTAGTATTGGGTCACTGCTTGCCAAATTAATTGTTTTGCGATATCTATTTGGTTCAGGAAAATATCAGTTTAGAAAGAAAGATTGGCTTATGTGTAGCTTAGACAATTGGCAGTCTCCGTAAAATCATCCCGCAAATATGCAACGCCCCGCTTACCACTACGACTAGCAGCCTATCTCTCACACCACTTGCTTTCAGCTATATGGGGGAGTCTCGCATCGGTAGTAGACTTGTCCGAAAACTCCAAAAGCAAAGTGTTCAAAGCTTTGAGGTTAAACTTTGATATTTTTGCAAAAACGCAGTTATGAGGGTTTGAGATAGTTAGTGATAGTTTCAATACCTTTGCCAATTTACGAGGGTGAGATGATAATACTTTAAGCATTAACTCCCATTTCTTCGAGGGTTGACAAAAACAATCAGTCCTAAAAATTCCGGCTCTCCCAGATTAGATATGATAAATTAGTAGCAGAAATACCAATTGAGTAAAATTCTTCTTCTAAAATTATCAAAGTTAGTTAAACCATAAGCTCTTCTTTTAATCAGCTTAATCTTTTGATTAATTCCTTCAACAACTCCTTGAGTAGTTCGGCTATCAAAATAAGCGAGAATCTCATCTATCCATCTACTTATTGTTTGACAACTTTTCGGGAAGTATTTATAAGCTGTTTCTGTCCATTCTCGGAATTTATATAAGGCTTCATCACTGTTATTTGACTGTCAAATATATCTCTAAGTCCTTCTTTCATTCGATACATTTTTCCTAGCTCAGGGGCAACTTTCTCCACTGATTCTATCTTCGCCTTTTCCTCGGAGTTAAGGTTTTTTTTTCTTTAATAAAGGGTATTTACTATGAGTCAACCCCGCTAATGTACTTTCTCTCTCTTTCTTATTTTTAATTTTTTCTGCTGCTCTTTTTGCTTTCTTTCTCTTTTGATCTAACTCCTCGTTTATTTGTTTCATGACATGGAATCTATCGGCTACTATTTGAGCATTTGGCATCATTTCTTGGATTAAACTTTTATATGGTATCCATAAATCTATGCTAACTTCTTCTATTTGGGTTAAAATCTCTAAACCTAGACTAGATAAGTATTCTGCTATTACTGCTTTATTTCTTTTCTCCAATAATGCTATTGGTTTTTTTGTTTCTAAGTCCACCAGAACTGCCGCATAATTTTTTCCTCCTTTTAACTGGGTGATTTCATCTATCCCCAACTTTTTTAACTTATTAGGTTTTTCTGTGAGTAAATCAACTTCCAGTTCTTTTAATACTGTTTCCACCTCAGAGGTTGTCATTCTATTTCTGATGGCTGCACTCTTTACATTAGTTTCTAATACTTCCTTAATTACTTTCATCGCCAGTCTTTTTGTATAAGTTCTTCTGGCTTTGATAAAATCTAACTCTTCACTGAATACTTTCTGACATTTTTGACATTTCAACTGACGACGATTTACTTTTAACAATACTTGATAATCGCTTAGGGGTATATCTCTGACTCTATACCAATGATTTTGATGGATTTTATCGGAGGTATTTCCACAGTGAGGGCATTTAGCAACTTTCAGCTTATTTTCAATTTCTATTACTATTTCATCATCTGTAAGAAAATGGTAATTAATAATCTTGACATCTTCAAGATTAATAACTTTAGTAATGAAATGAAGTAAGGGATTAGATGGCATATTTATTAAAACAAAGGTTTTAATATCAATATTTTTGAATTTTTATATTATTTAATTAGTCTAGAATTCTATTTATAGCTTGGGTTTGCTCTATTAAAAAATCTAAATTATCTAAGATTTATTTAATTATTTATATTATTTTACCATAGTTACTCTGGGAGAGCCTTAAAAACTAAATCCTGAATATTAGCCATTTAAGTATCTCCAACATTTAAAAAGTTTTTTTTTGAAAAAGCTTTCCTTCAAGATATCTCTAGACAAATTATGAAGAAAAAAGTTGCATTTACTCGCAGATTTAATACACTAATTTCAATGTTTTCAGCTTCTTATTAGCTTACTAACTATATTTTCGCAAAACTTATAATTTGAAATTAGCTGCATACTAAAAAATACTGAAACCAAAAATTTTTGATGACGTAACTAAATCAAGAATGCTTCTCATGATATCAGCGTCTTAGTCACTTTCTATATGAAATTACATATAGAATAAGTTTATGATATCAATATAAAGAAGATTAGAAGACCCGCACCTAAGAAACTAACTTAAGATGATTATTGATAACTAAATCAGGTGGAACTTTGTTGATGCTGTGCTTAATCTACAACAGTCAAAAAATTATTAAATAGGACTACTTTGATCACTAGATTATCGCAGAGCGTAAAAATACTTAATTGGTGCTAGGAACAGCATATTTGCTTTTCCTAATTTATTAAAACTATCTAAAAGTAGATTGTAAATTCATCCATCAGGAAGAGATCGAGACCTGAAAACCTTATAAATGAAGCTAAAATGAAGTCGTAAATTGATAAACTCATATCTTGTACATCTACGTATAAACCCATGCAAAGTAAAAAGCTGCTCAAAATTGCTACCTAATTTTTATCGGTTTTTATCGCAAAAGAAAGGGTTTTGCTTTTTTG
This region of Nostoc sp. UHCC 0302 genomic DNA includes:
- a CDS encoding pyridoxamine 5'-phosphate oxidase family protein, yielding MLDIDEMGAKEIHDLLQRIEYGHLGCTSEGHPYVVPMHYYFENPNLYIFTTEGMKTEYIDANPEVCLQVEEIHNLSHWQSVIVMGRAYRITEQQEFAHAMQLIQAKNPKLSPAINRTWIDVWGRANVIVIYRIHPSEMTGRTTEGLSSQM
- a CDS encoding ISL3 family transposase → MPSNPLLHFITKVINLEDVKIINYHFLTDDEIVIEIENKLKVAKCPHCGNTSDKIHQNHWYRVRDIPLSDYQVLLKVNRRQLKCQKCQKVFSEELDFIKARRTYTKRLAMKVIKEVLETNVKSAAIRNRMTTSEVETVLKELEVDLLTEKPNKLKKLGIDEITQLKGGKNYAAVLVDLETKKPIALLEKRNKAVIAEYLSSLGLEILTQIEEVSIDLWIPYKSLIQEMMPNAQIVADRFHVMKQINEELDQKRKKAKRAAEKIKNKKERESTLAGLTHSKYPLLKKKKP